A region of the Streptococcus oralis Uo5 genome:
GCGATGCGCTGATTTTCATAGCCCTTGGCGATGAGTTGTAGGACATCTCGTTCACGCGCAGTCAGTTCCTCATGAAGCTCTATATGATTGCGGTGGTATTCGACCTTCTTGCTGACCTCTTGTTCAATAGCAAGCTCTCCAGCAGCAACCTTACGAACAGCGTTCAGTAATTCGTCTGCACTTGAAGTCTTGAGCATATAGCCCCTAGCCCCAGCATTTAAGACTGGCATGATTTTTTCATTGTCTAGGTAAGAGGTCACAATCAAAATCTTGGCTTCAGGCCATTCTTTGAGGATGGCTAAGGTTGCATCAATCCCATTCATCTCAGGCATGACGATATCCATGACAATGACATCTGGACGCAATTCCAAGGCCAAGTCAATACCTTGAGCCCCATTGGCAGCTTCGCCCACAACTTCTACATCGTCTTGAAGGTCAAAATAGCTTTTCAAGCCCAATCGGACCATTTCATGGTCATCTACCAGTAAAATTTTCATCTCTACTCCTTTATGATTCCTTGTCTAGAAGGGGAATACGGATATCAACCGCCAGCCCTTGCTTTGGAGCTGTCAAGAGTTGAACCGTACCTGCCATATCTTCTACCCGCTCCTTGATATTTCGCAGTCCATAACTCAAGTCGTCTAAACTCCCCAACTGGAAGCCAATCCCATTATCCACCACCTTCAGCTGCAATTCAACATCTGTCTGATAGAGATAGACATCTAAACAAGATGCCTGGGCATGGCGGAGGGTATTGCTAATCAATTCCTGCAAAATGCGGAAGATATGTTCTTCAATCTTCTTGGGCAATTTAGACACATTCTGCTTGAGACTGACCTTGAGATCGCTCTTGTCCTCAAGCTCTTTTAAGAGGATTTGAATCCCCTCAACCAAACTCTTGTCTTCCAACTCAACTGGTCGCAAATGCAAGAGCAAGACCCGCAGATCTTTCTGGGCTGCCTCTAGGATGGCCGCGACACTTTGCAACTGGGTCTGCATCTTTTCTCTATCCAGCTTCAAAGCCTGCTGGCTGACACCTGATAAAATCATATGGGCTGCAAACAACTCCTGACTAACTGTATCGT
Encoded here:
- a CDS encoding response regulator transcription factor, whose amino-acid sequence is MKILLVDDHEMVRLGLKSYFDLQDDVEVVGEAANGAQGIDLALELRPDVIVMDIVMPEMNGIDATLAILKEWPEAKILIVTSYLDNEKIMPVLNAGARGYMLKTSSADELLNAVRKVAAGELAIEQEVSKKVEYHRNHIELHEELTARERDVLQLIAKGYENQRIADELFISLKTVKTHVSNILAKLEVSDRTQAAVYAFQHHLVGQEDF
- a CDS encoding sensor histidine kinase, giving the protein MKKQSYLLIGLTSLLFILFLTNSLLDILNLDWSYLLQDIEKTEKLIFLVLVFSLSMTFFFVLFWRVMEEISRRKMQVNLKRLLAGKEVVSFADPDLDASFKSLSGKLNLLTEAVQKAENQGLVREEALIEKERKRIARDLHDTVSQELFAAHMILSGVSQQALKLDREKMQTQLQSVAAILEAAQKDLRVLLLHLRPVELEDKSLVEGIQILLKELEDKSDLKVSLKQNVSKLPKKIEEHIFRILQELISNTLRHAQASCLDVYLYQTDVELQLKVVDNGIGFQLGSLDDLSYGLRNIKERVEDMAGTVQLLTAPKQGLAVDIRIPLLDKES